The region ACAAACATCCTTATCTCTTAGAATGTCTACATTATAGGACTGtcatatttaaatgaaattatcaTCTGGTAAATAGGTATTGATAATGGTAGCTGCTGTAATTGTCATTGTTGTTATTCTTTATTGTTTGAGACAGAAAAGAACTTAAGGGTGATTGTATTTCACCCATCCTCTTTTTTAtgagacagatgaggaaatgaatgaCATTTTTATTGAGTGCTAGGCATTTTCcatctattatctcatttaatccacagaAAATCCTGGGAAATAGGTAAGACTGTCTCTATTTTATAAGTCAGGAAACCAAGGCCAAGAAAGGATACCTTACAAGGTTGAATAAGTCATGTGGATAGTAATAGAACTGAGAATTCAGGCCCCAGACTCCCTGTTCAAAAATGGGCCTACTATATACCAGTGCTTTTCAGCCTTTTTCCCTAAGGACAGAAAAGAGGAGGGTGTGTAGAGATGAGCTCAAAGTAGATGACCACAAGCATGTAACTTCTTAAGAGCCTACATTTTGCATTCTATTCGCATGTCCCAGGTTTCCCACCAAACCCTTCTGTAGACTTGATGATCCAGACGACCTCGGTGACACTCTTCTAAGATTCACTTTTCTTCATGGAGGCTGGAGAGCTTGCTGctggttttatctttttttatttttcctttaacgTGAAGATTTGGAGTGCTGCTCTGTGAAGCCTGAACCCATGTTAACTCAGTGATTCTGTTTCAGATCTCTATTCCGGCTTTCTCGGTAACCCtgataaagaaaaccaaaactgcCCTTCTGGTGCCAAATGCCCTGATTATAGCGACAGTCACAGACAGGGTGAGTACGCAGCAGGTGCGGGCACCCTGCTTTGTCCTACTCTGGGTTTCATTGCCTTAGGGGCTTCTTGCGGAGGACCAAGACCCTGAACCATAATACCATGAATCAGGAGTTACTCTGTAAGATGAATTTTTGAAATCACAGCCTTTAGACATTTGTGTAGTGTTGTTTCCCCTGACAAGGTGATTTATTCTAATGTAATAGTTGCCAATTTTGAATTTCCTGCTGACTTCATTATACTTACTTGACCAAagtcaaaaaagtaaaattctttcccaacttccttttccctaaCATCTATGAGGTCAGGTCAGGCTACAGggatatatttcatttctttattattatttaaaacgccaccatcaccaccaccttaTTCACAGGGTGCGGCAGGGCAATATGAGGAGTCCCTGGGGCGGGGTTGACCAGCCTCCCCATAACCTCCATTGGGTGCCTCCCCAGAGCCAACCTAAAGACGTAAAACTTGGGCTTGCTATTCAAGTTCAGCTTGAGGACCAGTTCCTAGGCCCTCTTTGCCTCCAGGTTGCCTTAACTACCCCTCTTCAGTACAGAAGTTCCGGAGCTGTCATTGACTGTTGGGCTACCCCAGACATGGGCAACCTGAAATATTTGCATGGAGAGCGATGTGTGTTTCACCTtggcaagagagagagagtagaatGGTTTGGTTACTCATGTTTcacttgaaattcttttttaatattttacctaCTATTTTTATGAAAGCATAAAAGCTACAATTCATTTCTAATCATACTGAATAACTTaaagggggaaggagaaagaaggaaagactaAAAGAGGCTATTCTGATGAGctaggaaatatgttaatatgtttctagattattattattttttaatacgaATGGCTAACAAGCATCAGGTACTTCTTGCCAGGCGTACACAAAATGCTTTCCTTATATTTACACGTTTATTCCACACTACCATACTGTAAGGGGTGGGGAttgttaagaaaactgaaactaaGAGTTTGCCCAGTGTCACCCACTTGGTAGGTAACAGAGCCAAAATTTGCAACCCGGTCTGTCTAATGCCAGAACCCGTAATGTTAACTACTTTGGAATACAGTATTTGCTCGGGAAGTGTATCGGTTTCTCTCATGGGAATGCAGGAGAGGGTAATCACAAACTTTGGAAAGGGGGTGTGAAAAGATGCTGTGGCTCAAATAGATGGAAAAAGTGTgaacttttttatttctctacGTGTGGTTTATGGTAAAATCATTTTTCCTTGTGTTATTTGTCTCCAAATTACTTGTCTAGCTCTGACTTCTTTCCCATAACTTATTTATAAGCATTCAGCAGAAAATCTCCATATTTGTACAAGAAAGAATCTGGAAGTGGCTTGAAAAAGAATGAGCCTTTTAGAGTGGCTGGGACATTTTCAATGGAAATCTAGGTCAGAGCAGAGAAAGCAGACCCTTGGGAATTGTTAAATACCTTCTAAaaggggggcggggaagggagggagaggcttAAAAGAGGACCTGGCGAATACAACTGGCCTTTCTTTACTATCCAGGTCTTTTCCATCCATGCTTGTTCGGGGCACCTATGTCAGAGCACCGGAGATTTCATTTTGCTCTACATTGCTGTATTATTTAAGTTGGGTTTGAGAGTTCTGTTGCTATTGTGGGAGAATATATTCActttattccaggaatggaaTAAAAACTGAACGTGTGGCTGAGTGGAATGAGAATATAGACTTGGTATAGAATATAGTCTATGgtgtttgaaaatgaaaaaatatacagagaaatttTTTAACTCTGAACACTCACTTCTAGTCGAGCAGTATctgttaataattaaataattattattttgtttttcagtacaTATTTGTCTCCTTACTCTCCAGAGATTCAACTTAcaaactactgaagtctgtgtgtGGACACTTAGAAGTGAgtacaacctctctgagcctcaactgcTGTCTCTCTTCTGTATTTCTTATGGTTTTGTAGTTGATCTGGTTCCTTCATTTTGTAAAACTAATTTTGTTTTGATAATTTCAGAATACAAGTACCGGCAACAGTCCCAATCCATCTTCTCTTGAAAACAGCTTCCAGGCAGACCGCCCTTCATCTCTGCCTCTGGTGAGTTGCCTACATAACTATctaaatgcaaaagaaagtgAGTAGGTCCCACAATCACACTTCTCCTTACACCATGACCAGGGTGCGGGAGGAAATTAGGACCACAGTATTGGAGGCAAAGTTGAAGAAACAGGGCATTTCTGTCCTGAAGAAGAGGGGACCATAGGAGGTCATCAACTTTTTCAGGTAATTAAAGAGTcatcctggaaaagaaaagaaacatgataGTGCGCTGTTTTAGCCAGTTACTGGTCCATGGAGGTATTCAGCAAATCTTGCTCTGTTTGTCTGTCAGCGTTGTTTTAGAGAGATTCACCAGTCTATTTAGGTAGGGCATGATTCATCCCACAAGTCGTTGAATGCCTTCTATGTTCAAGGCACCATGCTAGTGTACCCATAAGGACACCAGGAAATATCAAAACTAGTTCTTGCCTTCAAAGTCTTTACAGCTTAGTAGAGAAGCTGAGGGATACCCAGAAATAACTGTAAAAGAAGAAAGCTGTAATGCCCAAGAGGTAGAGATTCTTTGATTCCCTTAGACTTTCTGACTACAGAGTAAATCTCGAACGGAAGTAGCTCCCCCGATTTGTACAAGATTTATACCTGTGATGGTATCATGCAAGCCCAAGAGAGTCCTAGCCGTGTTGTTCAAATGGTTGTTCCCAAATTGATAATCGTTAAATGTTTTAATACCTTTGGTGAAGCAGTATGAGCCCAGAGTTTCAacatctacaatttttttttttaactttatttttggccacgttgggtcttcgtcgctgcgcatAGGCCttgtctagttgtggtgagcaggggctactcttcgttgcggtgcgtgggctcctcattgtggtggcttctcttgttgcggagcacgggctctaggcgcgcaggcttcagtagttgtggtgcacgggcttagttgctccgtggcatgtgggatcttcccggaccagggctcgaacccgtgtcccccgcattggcaggtggattcctaaccactgtgccaccagggaagccctacaaatctttttttttttgagagctgTTAAAAAGTATAGGGATTGAAAacgtgttcacacaaaaacttaaaccagaatgttcatagctgcattatacatcatagccaaaaagtggaagcaaccctgATAGCCATCAGCTGATAAATGTAATATATCCATACAGGGAAATATTATTTGACCATAAAAATGAAGAACTACTGATACATAATACAACATGGACAAACCTTGAACACATTATGCTTAGTGGAGGAAGGCAGACGCAAAAGGCCACATGTTgcatgattccatgtatatgaaatgtccagaacagacaaATCCATATGGGCAGAAAATGCattcgtggttgccaagggacgGGATTGGGAGTGAATGCTAACGGGCAAAGGGCTTCTTTCTGGGGGGAGATGGACGTATTGTGAAAtaagacagtggtgatggttgtacaacaatgtaaTTATTCTAAAACCCACTACATTTGTATACTTAAACTGGTGAGTTTTATctcaattttttgaaaaaaaaatctaccttaaAAAATAGTGAGAAACAGTACAAAATAGAATGAAACACTTACGATTTGGAATCCCTCAAACATGGTTTCGAATCTGGGTTCCACCCAGCTGAGCTATGCCATGGGGCAAGCTCTTTAACTGCTCTGACTCAGCTTCCTCACCCAGTAAAATGCCAGGCTCCTGACGTGGCTGTGGAGATCAGGCGCAGTCATGTGTGTTTGGAGCTTTGCATACTGCCTGATCTGTAGTAGGTGttcaattaattattaaattgaggagacttgaattttaaaattttccttcccCTATAAATTCTTGCATGACATTGAAATGACTATTGAAATGATCAAGAGACAGCTAGTCGAAGGTGAAAGGTTGGTAATTTGCTTACAAGATATGTCTCCTCTTCTTCACTTGGCAGCTAAATAAATTGTGAAAAGCTCGCCGAATTGTGCCTTCACCGCGACATTTTAGTGACGCGTCTTGTCTCTTCATTTCCTAAGCACTTTGGGGAACAAGTGGGATACACAGTAAAAACATCCTGCTTTTTCCCCGACTCCTCACTCCTCTCTCACCCTTTTGTCATTTAGAAGTAATGTTACTGACCCTGTTTTGATTTGTTCGAGGGAAGAAAGAAGCTAAAACTTTCCTTCCGGTGTCTAATTTGCTAAAgccattttcccttttctatttccaatatctttttaaaactataatttgagaaaacctttctctgcatttaGAACATGCATCTAGAACTTTCTAGCTACTTATTTGCCTTGTGTATGTCTGTTTTGGTCATGTTTTCTCATTACAAAATGCTAATGAGACTTCTCTAGCTTTACCCTAGAAGCTTTTCAAACAACAGCATCCCAGTTTTTTTCCTAGACATTTGTTATTTCAAACGAGTTGGCCACTGTTTGTTAACAGAATTCTAACTGCCCAAAAAAATCAGTAACCAGATACTCCGTGATCTGTTGAGGAAACCCAGTAGTATGGGGtaatccttccttcttttccattttttataggTCAGGCCTAAGTGAAAGGCCTGGAGGTTACAAAGTTCTGTCTGTTGAATAAAGGAAAATGGGCCCCTCTCTTCATTTCATTATTTCCCCTCAGGATTTCAACGACGAATTCTCAGATCTGGATGGAGTGGTACGGCAAAGaaggcaagacatggaaggatACAGCAGTTCTGGATCCCAGACTCCTGAATCTGAGAACTCTCGAGGTCTGGGAGATTTCTGTATCTTTACTGAAATTTAATTCTCCACAAAACATCCTTAGCTCAACCAAAAGCcaaaaaccaccaaaaaacaaCACACCTTCTGAGCTAACAATTAGGAAGGGACTCTAAACAAAGGGTAGTTTGAAAGTTCAAGGAAAGGGAGTTGCCTATGTGGTAGTACGCATTTAACAAATGTctctttgggaattccctggcggtccagtggttagggctccacgctctcactgccgaggacccaggttcagtccctggtcggtgaactaaaatcccataagccacATGgtgtgacaaaaaagaaaaaaaaaagtctcttaaaTAGACATAATATTGGAGTGGTTGAAAGGCAGAAACATGCAGTATTTTCTTACCTCTTCTTTagtaatattattaattattatagctGAATCATCCCCATGAGTCAGTGGGATAAGGACAGACTGCCcttctatcattttattttttatttgcttgaaCATTGGATTTCATCCCCAAACCACTCAACCAGCTCGTAAGAAGATCCATTTATATTCTTTGGCGATTATGCATATTAAGGGATTGATCTGCTTTGTGGTTGATCCTATGTGTTTAAACGCACTGGGGAGAAAGTTTACCCAGCCCCGTTTCATCTTGGTAGATTTCCATGTGACAGAATCCCAGACAGTTCTGAATGTCTCCAAGGGAGAAGCAAAACCAACTCGGGCAGATGCCCTTGTGAACAGAGTGCCTGAAGGAAAAGCCAAGAGTCTCCCTGGGCATGGTGAGGAATGGATtatttggggggcaggggtgggcatcTGCCTGTAATTTTTAAAGGGCCCTCATGTTTCACTTTATGACTGCCTTTGctattccctccccctcccttcctgctgTAGGTCTTGGcatgttaattcatttattcactcaacaaactaTACCCAGTTTCATGCTTTACTGTGGGGCATACAAAGGTGAACAGCCTTCGTGGAAGAcctttcattattctgaatactttgAGGTTGTGATTCAAAAATTACCAGTAAAACTCacgttattttattattatttactgatGATTATAATAACTGCTTACCAGTTGTACTGGTAGGAGATCAAGGATGGGGTCTGTATTGTTCACCAGTCACTCCATCGCAATGCTTGGCACAGAGAAGGCTCTCAATAGATATGTATTGAATGCAACATGTGGGAAGGAATTGTAACTACTGGTTAAAATGAGAAGCAAAGGCTTTGGTTAGtatttcctctgatttttattaCCTGGAAATAATTCTGTCTCTCAAGTACTTCTTCCCTACAGGGATACTGCTGCGCGAAGGAGATGTGTTATCATTTTTAAACAGAAGCTTTTTGTTTTCCACCCAACAGGTCAGTCAGAAACCATTGGAATCATACCCAGAGTAAAGTCTCAGAAATGTCCGACTCTCCACCATATTCTTATATTCTATGCAATTGTGTAAGTAAGTGTATTTATTATGAATGACTTAATGATTCATTTTACTACAGGAATAATGTCATCACGTTACCAAGAGCCATTGTGAATCTCAGTTGCCTCTAATATGACCCAAATCTTTTAGGGGGAAATTTTTGTCTCCTACTTCAATaccttttttcttaaacttaGGTCACCTTTTCATATTCATCCCcttcttatttaaataaatagtgggaaggaaggaaggaaaagcaaaatatGCCAAATCCAGCAGAAGACTAAGTTCTAAGTGGATACTCTCAGTTAGGAAATGGTTTCCTGGATTATGCAGCATCTttgttcatgtttatttttccatctatCCCGTGTCCTCTGGATAGAGACCAAAACAACTTGAAAATGTCATCCCCTTTATTGAAAACTTAGGCATTGACTTTTTTAAGTTCCCTCTCAGCTTCTAGCCTGTAACTAGCCTGTAGCTTCTAGCCAGTTGTTCTTCTGAAAATAACCTGACCCAGTTCTAGGCTGTTCCTCAGAACCAAGGAGGATCTGCAGTTTGGTTTCCAGATAAAGCAGAGAATGTGAGTCACAAGACTGGACACTCGCTGGCCAGGGCCTTCGACAGTACCTGGTGGGAGGAATGAGCACCAGCTCGGGAATCTCCATTGGCTGGCCTTGAGCGAGACTACTGAAATGCCATTATTTGTAAATTGAGGAAATAGAGAATTTTCAATATCCTTCTAGTTCTAAAGTTTAGTGCAAGCATCAGTCTGTTGAAAAAAGACTTTTGAAGTCTCTGTAGCCAAGTTATTTTGGAAAATACCTTGCCTCAAATGTACAGTGTTGCCTCTGAGGTTACTGTTTTATAAACATCAATCAGGTCCTGGCCACTAACCTATTGGGAATTTCTCTTTTATCCCTTTCCAGTGTCTGTGCACTAATCATCTCGACCTTCTACATGAGATACAGAATTAATTCTCTGGAGGAGCGGCTGGGGTCACTAACCTCCATTGTGGACACCCATCAGACTGAGTAAGACACTTCCCTCCAGTGCTGTCTTCTGCTTGCTGTTCACATTAGTATAATGTTTGACCTGAGCTTGGCATCCTTCTTAGCAAGCATTAATTGAGGATACATTCTGTATGAGACATTTTGTTAAGTGTATATATGGAAAGAAATGACCTGACTCTTCATGTTCTTGAGTTGCTACAGTGTCGCCAGTGATAAGGCAAGAAACAAGCCTAATTTTACATTATCTTGTTCTCTTATCCTAAGACTCAGTTGTGACCTTGGCCCATTTATTAAGATAGTCAAGTTTATCTTTGTACAATGGCAATGAGTCAAAAGACATTCATAGAAAAGAAGCAATTCAAGTAACTCAGCACATTTCATCATATATAACTCTTTGTATGAActcacttatttacaaaactctTGACCACTATAAAGATCCATGTGACTAGTAATTAGTTGAATGTGTCTGTGAAGATTTTCTACCACGTATTTTTAACATGCCTAACCTAATTAAATCTATTGCCATAGTGGTCTTTCCTTTAAACCCATTTACATGAGGATTTTGACACATtctctaaaaagtaaaataaagtattcCATGTTTAGAGCATACTTTTACCTGAAGTTTTAAAAGTAGAGATATTTCTTTACAGAGTAAGTACTGTGTGCTAGAGATCTATTACAGTAGATCTTTTACACAGATACAGTTTCCTCTCATAGCTTCACCATAACCTTATAAGAtagctattattcccattttacagatgaagaaactgagactcagagaaataaTTTTAACAGAATCAGGTTTCAGGTCTATATGACTACAAAAACCTAGTCACCAGTGGTTGCTTACAAGGAACAGCGGAGAAGTGAGTCAGGATATTTCCAGTgtgtatcagaatcatctggatggcttgttaaaacagattgcACGGCCCGTTCTCCGAATTTCTGGTGCTGGCCTGGGGTCTACACTCTGAGAACTATTATGCTATACAATTCTAGGGCCTTTCTTTACAGTCTTAACAGTCACCTAAAAGTCTTGTTCTATGGCTTATGCAATGCTGGTACACAGATTATTTCTGAACcataaatatacatttgaaaCAGTAATAAGTCTAATGAATGGTTTGGAATAAATTCATACCCTGCCCTTACTCTCTGACGTGTTgttcaaaatgttaataatacacTTAAAGCTAGGAGGTAGCTCTACATTATTGCAAACTATTAGTTCACTACCATATAAGGGGTTGATTTTATTAGGAAAATGTACCTTATGTCCTGTTATCATTTAATTAACGATGACGATGAGGGGGAAATTCCACTAATGGAAAGCAAATGGAATACTTATTCTACTATTTAAATAATCAATCCAGGAGGAGATGCAATTTGAAAAACAACCATTTAAAGGGAAAATCACAaagatcacatattatatgaGGTCAGGGAATACCCATGACGGGAAGGTCTGGATTGTCAGAATTCCGTGTGGATAAATCAGTACTCTGGGTCTCAGATACCTCGTTTAGAAATCAGAAGGTTTAGATTCAGTTTCCTTTTTCGGATCTAAGATTTTGATACTATGGatcaaggacaaagaaaaaactgTTTGTTTCAGAACTACTCAGTGAAAAACATCTGATTGCTTTCTTAATATTTAGATAATCATCGATAAGTTACCAAGTACCTATGTCTCAAAAATGGATCCTATGTAAAATAAATTAGACCAGTCAATGCCATCTAAAAACTTCACatctaaaattaaattacaacCAAGAAATGGAAAGGAGATACAGACCATGGTTCTTAACCTTAACATGAAAATCTAATCAATGGTTTTAGAGCAGCTCTCTGGGAAAATGTACACACATCTCTAAATTTCCTACAGTTTTAGCTGGTATAGGACCCCAGTGGACCTCAGAGTAAGAGCCCATGCCTTTAACAGTCAAGTGGTAAATAGTGAATACATCGGTTATATTACTAGACAAGGGCAATTATGTTTGTACCGCAGGTCtcaaagaagccactgcaaaagTCACACATCAACAGAAGTTTGATTAAAGACATTCCTAAACATTATGAAAGTTCTAGTGTAAATGGTTGCTTCTCCTATAAACAGTACATACATGACTGAGAAGAGCAGTAAGCCTTGCAGATGCGTGCAGTTGTGGGCAGAGAGAGGGTATCGGGAGTTAGTAAAAGTAGTCTAAGAAACTGTGTGCTTGAGAATAATTGTCTGATTTGTGTTTGGAAGCTGAGGCGCAATGTAGCCACTTAAACAAAAATAGCTTAAGAGATTTCCAGCTAAGCTTTGAAGACTTAGTCCCCTAAACATCTAGTCTGAAGTTGAGGATTACTGCAGGGCCTTTCTGATGTGAACAAGGTAAATGCACACTGTTTTCTATTATAACCTAGTTTTCTGGtcagataaatttaaaatgtgttcattccACTTCTTTCTTTGCCATCCCTGCCCACAGTAATTCTTCTCTGTGTTCTTACAGACAGACAGCACCATCCAGCCCGGGGTCACACGTACAGTTAAATGTGGAGGTCCTGTGCCGAGAGCTTACAGCCAACATAATGAGACTAGAAAAGGTGACAGGTCTCTTTCCTGGGTTGGGGGCGTCGCAGTAGTGCCTGTCCACTGCCACAGGGCAGGGGTTACACAAGCATGGCTGTGCAACAGGCCACCTAAATGACCATACGCAGCCAGGGGATTTTTCCACTGAGAAATAGGTTCCAACCCCATCTTCCTTGTTGGTTGACCTTGTGGTTTTCCCACTTGGTTAGAAATCATTCTCTGTGCCATAGGGCCCAATGGTAAGTGTCGGCTGACACAGGGCTCGGGGAGGGGCACGGTCAGGAGTGCCCGCAACCAGCGAGGGCagcccccagctccacccacGTTAGTTGTCGccatacagaaaatatttgcattcaGTCTCTCTATGATACATGCCATTGTTCCCATCTGACAAAAGAAGTCAAGTTTCAAGTGAACTTGCTCCGGGAGACACACCCAGAGAGCTGGCAGGACTGGAATGTGAACCAGGTCTGACTTCAAAGTTGTGCTTCGAAGCCCTCTGCTTTTACTGCTCCTCAGAATCCAACCTTAGGCCTGGGGGATAAGCCCACTGAGTAGGGAGGTGAACAGGAGAAGGTAGGCACCCAGAAATATCCCCAGAGTTAAACCTAGTTAacatttcttatttctcctttcagcatGTCTGTCCCTGTCTCATGCTTTATTTTGACCCTTATCCTTAAAGGAAAGGTTTAGAGTGAGTTGTTCACTTCGAATTGCTGCCACAAATGCCAAGTATTTGGTGGCTTTCCACAATGGTGCACTTATGCTCACTTGGGAAGAAACATGAAATACAAATGAGTCAAATTATGCTTGTCTTGCAATACTAAATGGTATCTAGCATTTAACCACTGAAGTATGGAGAGCGAAGGAGTCTGCATACTTCTGTTCTAAACCAAGGCATGACAGATAATTCCCACTGAATGACTGTATCGGTGGGCAAGcttggaaattttcttttaaatccacAATTAAGCTAGAGAAGGTATGGGATAGCAAAGAGAACTGTTTTCCCTTCTAAAATGTCAGTTGCTAAGAATTGAAGATAAAATTTTTTGGATGAAATGCTTAGAAATGTTTGGCTTCCGTGCTGACCTAGAGAACGGGATGGTAATTTTCTCTCTCGCTCACTCTGGCACACAGTGGTGTTCTTTGGACTGGAAACACACGGAACCCTGCTGCCCTCCCGTGCATTTCTTCCCACTCCCCTGCCGGGCCCGGCTGGGACACCACTTTCTGTAATGAGGGACAGGAAAACAGGAGAGCTCGTCCACAACAGGCAGACAGCTGGCCATGTCTTGTGCAGAGCCCAGCTACTTGGCTAGGAGGCCTATACTACCAACAGAAACCTGTGTCCCAaagcagaagaaggaaagaggggatTTAGGGTCAAAAGGAATGTGTTGAAGTTGTAAAAAGTCATAAGTTGCACACATTGCTCATAGGAATCTTAGTATAAAAATAGCCACCAGGCCACACCCATGTGCTGTTGCTCGATCTGCACCCCcaagcctaagggaagctggtagTAACGCAGCAGCGCATGGTCGGGGGACAGCAGCTGTGTGCTGCGGGAAAGTCAGAGCCAGGTCTCAGCTCTTTCTACTCAGTACCAGCAACTTCCTTCTACTCTCCTGCAGGGACTGGTCATGTCTCAGCCTCCTGATCTGCCCTCTTGTAACTTCCCCATTTCTGTTCATGGCATCACTGCCCTTTCCGTCATCCTTTTCACTTGACACTGACAGATTACGCAGGACTTTGTCAACTAATTAGCTTCAAATGTCTCCTCAGTTTCTCTAAGATGGGCACCATTAGGCCATTCTGACCCCCTACTACCTCCTAGTCTAAGAGTATGAAGTCCAATCTCATTATGGTttgtatttgcattttcctaattactactgaggttgagcatcttttcatatatatactgGCCATATGGATTTCTTTCTGTAATATTCCTTCTGTAAATTGCCCATTTATctcctttgttttacttttggGGTTTTTGTCTTTGCaggtgttttaaatattttggatatcagtcttttatttcatttctttctctacctCCCCACTCCTGCTTTTCCATT is a window of Globicephala melas chromosome 3, mGloMel1.2, whole genome shotgun sequence DNA encoding:
- the GRAMD2B gene encoding GRAM domain-containing protein 2B; translated protein: MTELQQDVDDTKPAKVLGKRESKIGSAHSEAENGVEEKKKVCRSPAALSPALSSETESADPKRIISLRSKSSFDGASLASEKNDCKTESKNDSKIERKKASSSSQDKANMHFHKLFLDVPTEEPLRQSFTCALQKEILYQGKLFVSENWICFHSKVFGKDTKISIPAFSVTLIKKTKTALLVPNALIIATVTDRYIFVSLLSRDSTYKLLKSVCGHLENTSTGNSPNPSSLENSFQADRPSSLPLDFNDEFSDLDGVVRQRRQDMEGYSSSGSQTPESENSRDFHVTESQTVLNVSKGEAKPTRADALVNRVPEGKAKSLPGHGQSETIGIIPRVKSQKCPTLHHILIFYAIVVCALIISTFYMRYRINSLEERLGSLTSIVDTHQTEQTAPSSPGSHVQLNVEVLCRELTANIMRLEKIQNNLQKLLENGD